ATTCATATGATAAAGTGCAAATATCATGGTAGCATTTTGTAGTTATACTTAGTTGCCTGTGAAGAAAGTGCTgcactatatattatatacactatATGTCCTATAATGTGATAATTGTGCCTACACAAAAGTCTCCTACTAAGCCATGGCACTgaattaaaaagaatgttttttagCAATGTATTTGGTATCTGCATTAATTTTTGATAGATTCttacaatgtattctgatcataTTCATTCCAACTAGTCATGTTAAATTCTTCCAGAGCCATCCACCTCCATAGTCtccaattattaaaaaaaataccctatAGACTAAAATTTTGTTGTCCACCTGCTTTGGGTATGGGCCAGTACAGCAAGGTTGACTTACCAAGAACCAAACCCTTAAAGAACAATGATTCCTTCTTTCTTAGAAGCCATCATTAATCCATGGTTTCTCAGTTAGAAGAGGGACTTCATGATCTCACACTCAGTAGAATGGTGACTGAATTGATCTCGCTGTGTAGGCAGCAATAGCTATTGGTAGTTCTTGAGTAAGAGGGTCTGGTCATGATCAAAAACACTCTGTTTCTCtgcaaatatttctgtattttggcTCCTAAATTTTTTCCATTCACTCTTTGCCAGAGACCCCTAAAACTTGGAGTGAGGCTTGGGACACAAACGTTCTGTTTCTGACTGAGCCACTCCACTACTACTTATTCAGCACTTGGCTGGTCATTGAGACTCCTTTCTCAAGTGATTTTAGACTGTGTGAATTTGACAATTAAATCTAATATTGACAATAAAAGTGTAACCTTTTACTTTATTCTCTGAATCTACTGACAAGATCAACTGAAGAAGTGGTTAAATCCTAGAAAAAAATTACTGTCTCTTGGGAGTGATATGCTTACCAAAAAGAACAATAGCAATATTTGATGATTTGAGAGTTAGAGTAAATTTGTTATTAGTATAAACAGATTTAGTTATTTTCCCAAGGACCAATAGAATATTAATTCAATATCAACATCATGACATGTAAAACTTtctaaataacattttctttgttaaatatttgaatgggaaaattacatttatataataCAAAAGAGAGATTAATAATTGcaattatgaattttttaaagttttatatgaGGGTAGTCTGTCTTAATAAAAGTACTGTAATCATCCTTATCTTGAGAATGTAAGATGGTACAGTGTTTGTACATGCAATAAAGTCAGATGCATGATGCTGGCATTGTGATATGGCATTAACCACACAAGGATTTTATACTGTGAGATTCCATAGCAATTGTTCTAATGACTGAGATGGGTAAACAGCTAACTGGTCTGTAGCTTTATACAGCTTAACAAGGGGATATGCCAGATATGAAGACAATGAATGGAATCAAAGTTAATGTTATCTACAATGGTGAACAATTTGAAGTTTATGACACTTCTGgaattttttaattgttatttttggATCAAAGTTGGATGTAGCTCACTGGCCATTGAAAGTTATAAGGGAGACAAGTACAAACAATTCATCAAATGTCATGCTTAAATGCTTATCATGTAATTTATCACCTCATACAATATACTTAAGAGCAAATGAAGATGAAATACATTGATGGTTATATGCTCTTTTGATATCAGAAACCATTGAAACTCTTTTTAAATCCTGAGTAGATGTATGCATTTAGCAAATTATATAAAACAGTGAGAGGCACAATGCCTACTTGTAAGGACTAGAAATATATTCAGTACTTATTTATACTACTGCTCTAACACAGTAGATAAAAAGCACAGAACAGGTAAAGGGAGCATGGAACTGTTACAGTGAAAATGTACATATAAGAAGTTAGTGAAAAGAATTAGATATATTGAATAAAAACAGAGGGCTTACAACATTTTATTTCACCAAATATACAGACTTTTGAAAGGACATGGAGTGGATGATACTAGGAAaattatattaacatatatatcaGTTAAGTTTCTATCACTCACTGCAACAAGTGATGATCTGGGTGTGGAGCAAAGGGAACGTCTATTGCTGCCAGGACTGCAAATGAATACATCATAGTAGGAAGACTGTTTGTTAATTTCCTGCACAGCTAAACATATTCTTTAGAGACAACTCAGCAATTTTCCTCCTTGATGTTTACCAAGATGAACTTTATGTGCACATGAAGATATGAACAAAAGATTTATTGAAGTTGTTTTTATGGTTAACAAAAGTATATAacaataaacatttcttttaaagtaagtAGATAGACAAATATATTCATGAGAGGGGATCATAGCTAGAGATAAAACAGAAATGGCTCataaggagggaaaggaagacccCTAAAAGAGTGTTTGGCTAAATGAAGAAGTCATGGGGGAAAGGTTTGATGTTATATGACTCTGCCTATATGATAttctggaaaaaataaagaaccaTAAACAACTATAAGCAATAAAAACTCAATATTTTCCAGAAGATAGTGAGGTGTGCCTAAGGAAGACTGTATGATTGCTTTTGGCtcagtgaaaatattttatatgatattGGGTTCATGTTTGCATGACTCCATAAAGTTGTCAAAGCCCACAGAAatgcaaaatataaatacaaactcTGATTGAACTGTGAGGTTTGGATAATGGCAGTCTGTCACAATTCCCACACCCTCTGCGATGAGTGTGCAATCATATTGAAATCTGTTTACAGAGGGACACTActatgtgtgttgggggaggtaATGAGGATCATCATGTTTATACTCATTATTTTCTGAAATGTAAAAGTCTCCCAAATATAAAGTCAATTAAGAAGCAAAAGAGGCACATGGAATAATCTTATAAATGGCTTAAGAACTGGTAGTTGAAGTAAGGTTGACACTACAATAGGATTCTGGGCCCTTTTGGCAACACATTACATAGATGTGTAGAGAAGAGTGTCAGAATTTAAGAtaatgtttgtgggttaaaatcagggtcttctactcggttccattgatcgacttctctgtttttatgccaataccaagctgttttcaatactgagcttgactctagaggggttcgcaggtgtccagggagatgtccccagctggtaccttgggcaactgaggagagagaacctgaaatgatcctatcctatactgatgaatatcttacatatcaccttagaaccttcatctggcgatggatcgaggtagagacagagactcaatttggagcaactgtctgagctcttaaggtccaaatgaggagcagaaggagggagaacatgagcaaggaaatcaggaccacgagggatgcacccacccactgtgacagtggatctgatttattgggagcccaccaaggccagcttgtctgggactgaataagcatgggtcgaaactggactctctgagcatggtggacaatgaaggctgatgagaagccaaggacaatggcactaggtttcgatcctaatacatgaactggctttgtgggagcttagcctgtttagacgctcaccttcctgaacgtagatagaagtgggaggaccttcgtcttcccgcagggcagagaatttggactgctattcagtatcgagagggagggggaatggtgtggggggtggagaagaggagtggggatagggggaggggagtgggaggagggggtaatatttgggaggaggggagggaaatgggaaacggggagcaggtggaaatattaattaaaaaagaataaaaaaaagaaaaataataaaatttatttatttataaaaaaaagaatttaagataaTGTCTCACGAGCTTTAAAACTACTATTTGAAACCAATTTTTACTACTGTCATATGACttctgttttggatttttttcacaCTGTTGCAAAAACTTATAGAGCTATCCCATAATAACAGTTAAACCTGATAGACTAAGTGTTGACTTTAAATAGACTATCAACATTGTTTCACCAATTGTAAAATCCAAATGAAAGAGTATGTAAAGCAAATAGCAATTATGTAATCAATAGTCTAAAATGGTCAAAAGCAAAGCAGGAATTTCTTTTATTACCCAAAGTTTATTACTGTTCCAACACTGTAAAATTGattccttctgcctttcatgtGTGTTCTTCCCGGTTGCGCAAAAACAGATCATTAATTTACTTTAGAGTCTGAGGAATAAAATACTCTCGTAGAGTAAAACAGAATGCAAGCCTCTAATTGAACTTTGATTTAATTTGTAAGCTAAGGATCTAATACTGAGTATGAACAGATTTAATTGAGGACAAGACATTGTTAGATGTGATCACTAAAGCATGCCAGCTATGAGGAGTTCTATTTAGTGGGTTGGTATATGCAGACTTTGAAGATGCAACAACTCCATCCCATTACATGATGAAAAGAATTTAAGGGCCATACTAATTTGGCAGCTAAGCACATTCAATAGTTTAAAGAACGTAGAAGAGACTCTCCTTGCCAGTAGACAGTGCAAATAATTATTAGTTTTTAAGTAACTATAATTAAGGAAAAATGACGCTAAAGGAGGGAATACATATTAAAGATCATGTGTTTTGCTCAGGGTATATAAGCTTGACCCACACACTTGTGCTCAAGGTCTTACCTTGAACTTCATACCAAACTTTCATCTCTGACACCATGAGTTACTACAGCGGCTACTACGGAGGTCTGGGCTATGGCTGTGGAGGCTTTGGGCACCTGGGCTATGGCTATGGCTGTGGATGTGGCAGTTACCACAGACTGGGCTCTGGCTATGGCTTTGGTGGCTATGGGTATGGCTCTGGCTTTGGAGGTTATGGCTATGGCTACAGCCGCCCACTTTACTATGGAGGATATGGGTTCTCCACCTTCTACTGAAAGACTGACATGGAAAACCAACAGCTGAGACCATGAGAAGATTAACCAAGTCAATCAAGTATTGGATCAATCACTTTGGACTAAGTCAAGAAAATTTGAAGAGTTCAAGGTTTTAAGAAGGCTAATTATCTAACCATGTTTATAGAGATTCCCTGCTTTAATATGTATAGAAGATTCTggtttaatttgaaataaattattctACTGGAAATCAGCACAtgtggtatttatttaattatttgttcatGGAAATGCTGTCTCTGgctcttgttttatgttttgcttactgagtattttcaaaataagttATTTCACGTCAAAATAAATCTGTCTACCAATAAAACCAATCAAGGCAATTTGAGTTGACAATGATTTTCTGACTTTGCATATTTAAGCCTTtttgtaatacacacacatacacactatatacatatattgatAAACCTAGTTTGTTGTAGAAGGCTGTTTGTTTGCTCCCAATTGCTCATccccgaaataactacacagaaactactatttaaatcacagcttggactattagctctagcttcttattggctagctcttacatctagaacttaacacatttctattaatctgtgtatcaccatgtactGTGGCCCACTGGCAAAGTTTCAACATGTTTGTCTCCGATGgagactccatggcttctccctgactctaccttctttctcccagcattcaatttagttttccctacctacctctattctgccctgcacaggcccaagacagtcctttattaaccaatggtaatcacagcatacacaggggaataCCATATCATCAGTTTCATTTGGTACGAATAAAAATGAGTAGTAAGTAATATTGGCAGACTTTCTTATTAATCACAGTAATAGAATCCTTAGCCCAAAAGATTACTTTACCCAGCTATGGTGATCATCTTTGAGTCCAAGTTTTCAAAGTGTGCTGCTTTACTGGACTCCATCAGAGTAATGACATCTATTGACTCTATTGAAGGCTTACGGTGTTGGATGGGAAATaataactgattttatttttctagtgatTAGTACTATTTTTCCATAATATTGATAGGGACTAactataataatgaaaaagaggGATCAGTACAACATCTTGGTGAATGTATTAGACATAGTACAAGGCAGAATTATTATaatattagatatttatttattacttctgTGGGTGTATACAGGAATAAACAGCAGGATtcagaatatcttattttctggGGGATGAATATGCTTATCTTATGGACAACACATCACAATAAGTTATCAGACTCCGAACAGGTAAATAACTGCCAAATCCAAGAAAGTAAAATGTGACATTCTAAAACGTACTTGATTTATTTGTAAGTTTTTAGCTTCAGCTTAAATTAATAAggataaaatattcaaattactGGGATGTTTTTCATTTAGAGCAAAcagcaaaaatgaaaaatgtaggaAAATACTAAtgtttatgttattaaaaattcCTGCATGTGTTGGgtatatgcgcacacacacataaaaacatgtgcAGGTGAAAGGCTATATGGAAGACAGAGAATACAAATATGTAACCTATAGCGATGTGTAACAATGATCAAAACCATCAGATATCCtctgacaaattttaaaaatagtctggTATTTCACAGATAATGGATACCTTCACAGATAATAGAAATAGAATTAAAGGTTACGAAAATTACTTCTATGTGCAAAGACAGAGAGGCAAGGTCACTTATATTTAAACTTGACCTTGAGGCCAACTGTGAGTCAAGACTAGGCAAACTTTACATCATACTTGAGTATTATACAGATGAGTGGTAATAAGGATGACTGAAAATCATTTTTATCCAAATATTATCTTTCCCATTATATCTTTTTACATCATGCTTATTTTTGGAGATTCTCAAGACATCTTCAAGGTAAAGGGTTACTGAATTTTACAGTCATTTATAACAGAATATTCTCAACATCTGCGAttccaataaatattttatatcccAAGTCATCAGTTAActattattttgtaaataaacatataataggcaaatggaagtaaaataaaatggttattgTGAAAGTAGTTATGTATTACTTATGATGTCatgtattttatatgaaaataaagtCTTAGATAAAAACTGAACACAGAAAGAAATCTGTAGCAGTGGGTACTCAGAGCAAGTGAATAGAAGGAGGAATGGATTTGAGGACACATGGTAGTAGTGGTCACAGGTGTGGGCAAGGGGGCCGTAATCTTTTGATAACTTTATGATAATGCTTTGGATAGCTAATAATCAGCAAAATGGTcattattaaaaagttaaaattttaatggTTTGTAAGAATGTTTAAAAAATCTCTAATTATTATGAACTGCCTGTCATGTTTAAAAGATTAAGCCATGTTTACagataacaatattttttcttttaatgattatTAAAGTAAAGCTTACTGGTTATGAGGATCAGtgctctaaaataataataaaagatgatGAAAAACTGGTAAATACATTTCATCTTTTTGAATCCGTTGAAGTTAACTGCTGTTGTACACAGCAGGTAGGAAAATGCCTTCAGAGATGTTAAATGTTTCCTACCATTTGACAAGAAACTCAAATGTAGGAATAAGATGGATTTGAATGGGTATAATACATtgaatttaattatattatttcatttaataaaaagcaaagcagaataATTCAAAGAAACCTAGATATCAAGGGATATTTAATTTCCACATAACACAACAACTCTATTATTTGCTTTGTCTATGAACAGTTCAGTTTAGGACTCAGTGGGTCCAGATTttgaagacagattttttttcctgtaaaagtGATGCAATTGGTTTCAGGAGCACCATGAGCTGAATGCAATGCAAACTCACACACTGTGGTGACTTGGACGGCTCCTTCATCCACCAGGACTCTGTCAATTGTGGTACACAAAATCACATGAGATTTGAGAGCAAATGACAAATATTTGATTTCATTGCCTGGGAGGGTAAAGAACATATGTGGACATATTTCAATTGTCAGACTCAGTATCTTACCTTAAATAGATCAACTTGCCACTCTGGACACATGGTAATTAATGTACAGCCTAGGTTGTAGCTATGCAGGCTTCAGAATCTCGAACTCTGGATGTGGTTATAGATGTGGAGACCATGGCAGTCTGGGGCGGGTCTGTGTTTGTGGAAACTGTGGTTCTGAGTCTGGCTATGGAGGCTGTGGATGCATGTCACCGCCATCATGCCTAGGACATGGAATCTCTGGACTCTagtaaattgtttttatattcaaCATCTAAACAATAATGGAACTCTCCAAAGATGGCCTCGCTCACTCTATAGCCGAGTACGTGATGGGGCTGCTTGTGAATAAAAATTGAATATATTACCAATGATACCATAATGACAGGGTTCTTTAATTTTGTTGGTAACTGCTCTGATTCTCTCTTCATCTTCTAATAAGTCATTCTAATTTGGAACCAAAATATGGtttcatatatttaattatgCATGCATCCTGGTGAAACTTGACAATACCATTGTGAAGGAGAGAGTCCGTAAACACTCAGATAGTAGATAGTTTGGGAGTGAACTAACAGGCATCATccgtaaaataaataagtaatattttcctgtttctttcactggtcaaTACTAATATTCATGTTAACAAGAAGCAGTTGTCACCAGAACCATATCTTCATATGTTACTCAAGTTTTATTCCATGTAGAAGTATTTCTCAACTCATCTATTCAACAGGTCTGGCCCTTTAAATATAGATCAATAAAATATTGTAGATTAAACCATATCATTAAGCCAACTGGAAAAGTAAACTACTTCACTGCAAGAAAAATTTTGAACTTCGCAGTTTCACCCAACTGTTTTGCACGTTCTTATTTGATGACTGATTGTGCCATTGATCTATGTTATTAATTAAACAGGGTAATTTTTCATCTGAGGCCAAGTCATATTTAATTCAGGATCTTTTATCCACACTTGCTCAGTTGACTGCTTAACTTATTTCACTTCAGCTCTGTGATAGGACTTTCTTCGTTTTAATCCACAACATAGTAAAGCAATGAAATCCAAACATCTGTCATTTAGTTTATTGGAGCAGGCTGCTTGCTGTTTCCTGGCTTTCTGGCTAgattagacctgaaataattacacagaaaaccatattatttaaaacactgcttggtccattagctctagctttttattggccaactcttacattttaatttatcccatttttattaatctgtgtatcgccacgtggtttaccagctaaagttctcaGCATTGGTCTCAGGCCACAGATCCATGGTTtcttcctgattctgccttcttcctcccaggattcagcctagctttccctgcctacctaagttctgccttgctataggtccaaagcagttcctttattcattagtggtaatcacagcgcACAggggggactcccacatcattactTAACTCCCAAACTATTTTTGGAGCTATTATTTGTGAGTAGGTTTATGAGTTCATTGAGAAGAAAAGTGATCTCCACAATTTTATCATAGCTAGCACATTGATGTTTCCCCTATCGCATCACTGAAATGACCTTCCCTGTTTATTTACCATTGTGCATAGCTCAGCCAAAATCCAGCATTCTGTGAAATCACCCCAGATTAAACTAAAACCACACATTAGCTCAGAACAAAGCCCTCAGTTTTCAAGGCGctgcctgtgtctcctgagtgcaggtgAATGTTTGTATGTACATCACTATATCCAGCTTTGACATTTtgatgtatatatttcatgaccttcttttcctctttatccttaaacatgtctgtttttacttGAATGAGTATGTATACAAAGAGGCAAGACACATTTATATATTACTTGCTGTTTCTTTGAAATCGTGAAAATAAAACCAGACCTCTACCAGTGTTGAACTCATTCTCATCTGTAATATCTATTTTAATCTGAGTGCACCTCATTATGTACATAAAACAGGaatgtgaatgagtgttttgtcATATGCACACACCCATC
The Chionomys nivalis chromosome 3, mChiNiv1.1, whole genome shotgun sequence genome window above contains:
- the LOC130870680 gene encoding keratin-associated protein 19-3-like, with amino-acid sequence MSYYSGYYGGLGYGCGGFGHLGYGYGCGCGSYHRLGSGYGFGGYGYGSGFGGYGYGYSRPLYYGGYGFSTFY